A portion of the Segatella copri DSM 18205 genome contains these proteins:
- a CDS encoding HepT-like ribonuclease domain-containing protein: MRELVRDKGRLEDIVEYSSNVLKIIDGIDFEEFSSNILVYFATMKNVEIVGEAAYMLTKEFKASHPEIPWKQVEGMRHVLVHGYSQVLPRILWATAKENIPEIKAQVEKYLNEIDWEHYCGE, translated from the coding sequence ATGAGAGAGCTAGTTAGGGATAAAGGAAGATTGGAAGACATTGTGGAGTATTCTTCCAACGTACTCAAAATCATTGATGGGATAGATTTTGAGGAGTTTTCCTCAAATATTTTAGTCTATTTTGCAACGATGAAAAATGTAGAGATAGTAGGCGAGGCTGCTTATATGCTGACCAAGGAATTCAAGGCAAGTCACCCAGAGATTCCTTGGAAACAGGTGGAAGGTATGCGCCATGTTTTGGTGCATGGTTATTCGCAGGTGTTGCCTCGTATTCTTTGGGCAACAGCAAAGGAGAATATTCCCGAAATCAAGGCTCAAGTGGAGAAATACCTGAACGAGATAGATTGGGAACATTATTGTGGGGAATGA
- the cysS gene encoding cysteine--tRNA ligase: MEQKLLIYNTLTRTKERFTPLHAPNVGMYVCGPTVYGDPHLGHARPAITFDILFRYLKHLGYKVRYVRNITDVGHLEHDADEGDDKIEKKARLEQLEPMEIAQYYTNRYHDAMEALNVLPPSIEPHATGHIIEQEKLVQEILDNGYAYESNGSIYFDIEKYNKDHKYGILSGRNLENVINESRELAGIGEKKNQADFALWKKASPEHIMRWPSPWSDGFPGWHCECTAMGRKYLGSHFDIHGGGMDLIFPHHECEIAQAVASQGDQMVHYWMHNNMITINGQKMGKSLGNFITLEQFFTGNHDSLEQAYSPMTIRFFILSAHYRSTVDFSNDALKASQKGLERLMNGLNDLERVPVAKQSDEQVKKFVSELRQRCYDAMNDDFQTQLVISYLFEACHVINTALDHKANISAEDLKELSDTMHLFTFDLLGLKSEKGANNDAREEAYGKVVDMVLNLRAKAKADKDWATSDQIRDALAEAGFEVKDTKDGVTWKLNK, translated from the coding sequence ATGGAACAGAAATTATTGATCTATAACACTCTCACACGTACGAAAGAGAGATTCACTCCGCTCCACGCTCCTAACGTGGGCATGTATGTTTGTGGCCCTACCGTGTATGGCGATCCGCATCTCGGTCATGCACGACCAGCCATCACATTCGATATACTCTTCCGCTATCTCAAGCACCTGGGCTATAAGGTTCGCTACGTTAGAAACATTACCGACGTGGGCCACCTGGAGCACGATGCAGATGAAGGCGATGACAAGATTGAGAAGAAGGCTCGCCTGGAGCAGTTGGAGCCAATGGAGATTGCGCAGTACTACACCAACCGCTACCACGATGCCATGGAGGCGCTGAACGTACTCCCTCCTAGCATTGAGCCTCATGCCACAGGCCATATCATCGAACAGGAGAAACTGGTTCAGGAAATCCTGGACAATGGCTATGCCTACGAGAGTAATGGCTCTATCTACTTCGACATCGAGAAGTATAACAAGGATCATAAGTATGGTATCCTCTCCGGACGTAACCTGGAGAACGTAATCAACGAGAGCCGCGAGCTGGCTGGTATCGGCGAGAAGAAGAACCAGGCTGACTTCGCCCTCTGGAAGAAGGCTTCACCTGAGCATATCATGCGCTGGCCTAGTCCTTGGAGTGATGGTTTCCCTGGCTGGCACTGCGAGTGTACTGCGATGGGACGCAAGTACTTGGGCAGCCACTTCGATATTCACGGTGGCGGCATGGATTTGATTTTCCCTCACCACGAGTGCGAGATTGCTCAGGCTGTGGCTTCTCAGGGCGACCAGATGGTTCATTACTGGATGCACAACAATATGATTACCATCAATGGCCAGAAGATGGGTAAGAGCTTGGGTAACTTCATTACCCTGGAGCAGTTCTTCACAGGCAATCACGACAGTCTGGAGCAGGCTTATTCGCCAATGACTATCCGTTTCTTCATCCTCTCTGCCCACTACCGCAGCACCGTAGATTTCTCTAACGATGCATTGAAGGCTAGCCAGAAGGGATTGGAGCGCCTGATGAATGGTTTGAACGACCTGGAGCGTGTGCCTGTGGCTAAGCAGAGCGATGAGCAGGTGAAGAAGTTTGTAAGCGAATTGCGCCAGCGCTGCTACGATGCGATGAACGATGACTTCCAGACTCAGCTCGTTATCAGCTACCTCTTCGAGGCTTGCCACGTAATCAACACAGCCCTCGACCACAAGGCAAACATCTCTGCCGAAGACCTGAAGGAACTTTCAGACACCATGCATCTCTTCACCTTCGACCTGCTCGGTCTGAAGAGTGAGAAGGGTGCCAACAATGATGCCCGTGAAGAGGCTTATGGCAAGGTAGTGGATATGGTTCTCAACCTGCGTGCCAAGGCTAAGGCTGATAAGGACTGGGCTACCAGCGACCAGATTCGCGATGCCCTGGCTGAAGCCGGCTTCGAGGTAAAGGACACCAAGGATGGTGTTACCTGGAAACTGAACAAATAA
- a CDS encoding acetyl-CoA hydrolase/transferase C-terminal domain-containing protein, whose protein sequence is MAYTRLSAAEAAAMINDQDTIGLSGFTPNGVPKATFRELSKRAVAEHEAGRPFQVGILTGASTSQSIEGDMAAAHAIKFRAPFSTNKDFRTHTNQGEIDYEDMHLGHMAERLRRGFYGEIDLAIIEVSDLEEGETTCKAFLTSAGGIVPTIVRLAKKVLIEKNTFHSPASRYLHDVYEIAECPFRTPIPIMNVGDRIGKEYVEIDAHKIVGVVECNIPEEARAFKPLDPVTEQMGHNVADFLVSDLKKGHIPPQFLPLQSGVGVTSNAVLEALGQNPNVPVFSVYTEVVQDAVVKYMREGRIKDASCSSLTVTNDTLKEVYDDIDYFKKHLTIRQSEISNSPEVIRRLGVIAMNTAIECDIYGNENSSHICGSKLMNGIGGSCDYERNGYISIFTTQSTTKNGCISAIVPMCSHVDSTEHDVDVIVTEQGVADLRGKGPLRRAKEIIENCAHPDYRPMLREYLKFAEKGHEPQSMRAALAMHDTFLKKGDMRLTDFGEYLK, encoded by the coding sequence ATGGCATATACAAGATTGAGTGCTGCCGAAGCGGCAGCGATGATTAACGATCAAGATACAATCGGATTGAGTGGTTTCACACCAAACGGCGTGCCTAAGGCAACCTTCCGCGAACTCTCCAAGAGAGCCGTGGCTGAGCACGAGGCGGGCAGACCTTTCCAGGTGGGCATCCTCACGGGTGCTTCTACCTCGCAGAGTATCGAAGGTGACATGGCAGCAGCCCATGCCATCAAGTTCCGTGCGCCATTTTCTACCAACAAGGACTTTAGAACTCATACCAACCAGGGCGAGATTGATTATGAGGATATGCACCTCGGCCACATGGCTGAGCGCCTGCGCCGTGGTTTCTATGGCGAAATAGACCTTGCCATCATCGAAGTTTCTGATTTGGAAGAAGGCGAAACTACCTGCAAGGCATTCCTTACCTCTGCCGGCGGCATCGTTCCTACCATCGTCCGCCTTGCCAAGAAGGTACTCATCGAGAAGAATACCTTCCACAGTCCAGCTTCCCGCTATCTGCACGATGTATATGAGATAGCAGAATGCCCGTTCCGCACTCCTATTCCTATCATGAACGTAGGCGACAGAATCGGTAAGGAGTATGTGGAGATTGATGCACATAAGATTGTGGGTGTGGTAGAATGCAACATTCCGGAGGAGGCACGTGCCTTCAAACCGCTCGACCCTGTGACCGAACAGATGGGACATAATGTGGCTGATTTCCTGGTCAGCGACCTGAAGAAGGGACATATTCCTCCTCAGTTCCTGCCTTTACAGAGCGGAGTGGGCGTAACTTCCAATGCCGTTCTTGAGGCATTAGGACAGAACCCTAACGTGCCGGTATTCAGCGTTTATACCGAGGTGGTTCAGGATGCCGTGGTAAAATACATGCGCGAGGGAAGAATCAAGGATGCTTCCTGCTCTTCGCTCACCGTAACAAACGATACATTGAAAGAGGTGTATGATGATATTGATTACTTCAAGAAGCATCTCACCATCCGCCAGAGCGAGATTTCAAACTCTCCAGAGGTCATCCGCCGTCTGGGTGTCATCGCCATGAATACCGCCATCGAGTGCGATATCTACGGCAATGAGAACTCCAGCCATATCTGCGGCAGCAAGCTGATGAATGGTATCGGCGGTTCCTGCGATTACGAGCGCAATGGTTACATCTCTATCTTCACCACACAGAGTACCACCAAGAACGGTTGCATCTCTGCCATTGTTCCGATGTGCAGTCACGTGGACAGCACCGAGCACGATGTGGATGTGATTGTTACCGAACAGGGAGTAGCCGATCTCCGTGGCAAAGGCCCGTTACGCCGTGCCAAGGAGATTATCGAAAACTGTGCCCATCCAGATTACCGCCCAATGCTCCGCGAATACTTGAAGTTTGCCGAGAAGGGCCACGAGCCACAGAGCATGCGTGCTGCCCTCGCCATGCACGATACCTTCCTGAAGAAGGGAGATATGAGATTGACTGATTTCGGAGAATATCTGAAATAA
- a CDS encoding ATP-binding protein, which produces MKQKILERLGYSDRIERMFGRGMMIALTGQRRVGKSCVMRRIYNHIAENEENHIIYIDKEKTSFDMIANYQDLEAYVAANIVEGKENYLFIDEVQEISDFEKALLSIQSDDTCQIMITGSNAKMLSGELATRLRGRYIAYRIRGLCYEEFLTFHELKDDDASLNLYLQYGGLPQLRSLGLENTDLVEDYLDNVYNTIVLRDIIERENIRNIPLLRTLLKFVSDNIGKQFSATSIVKFLKSQNTETSAKMILTYLEYLSNAFIIDRVNRYDIHGKRLFELGDKFYFEDLGIRNHIIGGNRRFDIEKVMENAVYIHLCRMGYKVYVGQMYKAEIDFVAEKADSVAYVQVTYLLASEETVEREFGNLKLIKDSHPKYVISMDRLYSQTNIDGIKHIHLRDFLKMTTLV; this is translated from the coding sequence ATGAAACAAAAAATATTAGAAAGACTAGGGTATTCCGATCGTATCGAACGCATGTTTGGACGTGGAATGATGATTGCATTGACGGGCCAGAGGCGTGTCGGCAAGAGTTGTGTGATGCGGCGAATTTATAATCACATCGCTGAGAATGAAGAAAATCACATTATCTATATAGATAAGGAGAAAACATCATTTGATATGATAGCCAACTATCAGGATCTGGAGGCTTATGTAGCAGCCAACATCGTTGAGGGTAAGGAAAACTATCTGTTTATTGATGAGGTGCAGGAGATTTCTGATTTCGAGAAAGCACTCCTCAGTATCCAATCGGATGATACCTGCCAGATTATGATTACCGGCAGCAACGCCAAGATGCTTTCGGGCGAACTGGCAACTCGCCTGAGAGGCAGATATATTGCTTATCGCATTAGAGGACTCTGCTATGAAGAGTTCCTGACGTTCCATGAACTGAAGGATGATGATGCTTCCTTGAACCTGTATCTGCAGTATGGCGGTCTCCCTCAGTTGCGCAGTTTAGGATTGGAAAATACGGATTTGGTAGAAGATTATCTTGACAATGTGTATAATACGATAGTACTTCGTGATATCATAGAGCGAGAAAACATCAGAAACATACCATTGTTGCGAACGCTGCTGAAGTTTGTGAGCGATAATATCGGTAAACAATTCTCAGCAACGAGTATTGTAAAATTTCTGAAAAGCCAGAACACCGAAACGTCTGCCAAGATGATTCTCACGTATTTGGAGTATTTAAGCAATGCTTTTATTATCGATCGAGTTAACAGATACGACATTCATGGCAAGCGACTTTTCGAGTTAGGCGACAAGTTCTATTTCGAAGACCTGGGAATCAGGAATCATATTATAGGTGGCAACAGGCGTTTTGATATCGAAAAGGTGATGGAGAACGCTGTATATATCCATTTGTGCAGGATGGGGTATAAAGTATATGTTGGTCAGATGTATAAGGCTGAGATTGATTTTGTTGCCGAGAAAGCGGATAGTGTGGCGTATGTGCAAGTTACCTATCTGCTGGCTTCTGAGGAAACGGTAGAGCGTGAATTCGGCAATTTGAAATTGATAAAAGACAGTCATCCCAAATACGTGATTTCTATGGATAGGCTTTACAGTCAAACCAATATTGATGGCATTAAGCACATTCATCTGCGAGATTTTC
- a CDS encoding type IIL restriction-modification enzyme MmeI gives MAWMRAVCGRLKSDYRYSKDVVYNNFPWPSPTAGQKEKIEQSAQAILDARALYPDSSLADLYDPTLMPKELLQAHRQNDRAVMAAYGFSTKMTESECVAELFKRYAEMVE, from the coding sequence ATGGCATGGATGCGAGCGGTGTGCGGTCGCCTGAAGAGCGACTATCGCTACAGCAAGGACGTGGTGTATAACAACTTCCCTTGGCCATCGCCCACTGCCGGGCAAAAGGAAAAGATAGAGCAGAGTGCCCAGGCTATACTCGATGCCCGCGCCCTATACCCCGACTCCTCGCTCGCCGACCTCTACGACCCTACGCTCATGCCGAAGGAGCTTTTACAAGCCCATCGCCAGAACGACCGAGCCGTGATGGCAGCCTACGGCTTCTCCACCAAGATGACGGAGAGCGAGTGCGTAGCTGAGCTGTTCAAAAGGTATGCGGAAATGGTTGAATAA
- a CDS encoding nucleotidyltransferase family protein: MDRFQIIRIIHDYMSRKPVLKAWIFGSFARGEEKAQSDIDILFVPDFEHGSFTLLTHGGMYEDLKQLLGREVDLVVDGSLRPYAQESVERDKILVYERAS, encoded by the coding sequence ATGGATAGATTTCAAATTATACGTATAATTCATGACTATATGTCTAGGAAGCCTGTGCTGAAGGCATGGATCTTTGGGTCTTTTGCTCGTGGTGAAGAAAAGGCTCAGAGCGATATAGATATTCTCTTTGTCCCCGATTTTGAGCATGGTTCGTTTACTTTGCTTACCCATGGAGGAATGTATGAGGATTTGAAGCAACTGCTAGGTCGTGAAGTTGACTTGGTAGTTGATGGCTCTTTGCGTCCGTATGCTCAGGAGAGTGTGGAACGAGATAAAATCTTGGTATATGAGAGAGCTAGTTAG
- a CDS encoding calcineurin-like phosphoesterase C-terminal domain-containing protein produces the protein MKKKQVYIGVLSVACCALVAIGITLHLLYPKKQIQNLVKTPPVLRLKPQPADTLKKKPVKKMDFNISGTLRDKEGKGVAGVIVSDGFNCVKTDAQGRYKMKRDSLAKFIYYSVPADCEVPTHSKTDRTAFFYQKVSKGKKTYNFTLTRLPGGKEIHYKMIVIGDPQVTNAYSPYYTSPDDNPIKKSDVERFTTQTMADIRQTISSLPAGTPVYGLSMGDDVQYYGGYNAKLERQIRQALGSSEMRLFSVIGNHDQDGKALYRRKWEENFGPTDFSFNRGDVHYVCINNCFFHRGMSYYSPGELRERQVKWLKQDLALTPKDMKVVLCYHIPFTFGNAPFSKAKPLTNANEQGHYSSSRLSLLVSLLKQFKGGYELFCGHTHFACNHEINYQGEDVMEHCHAAACGNIWQSNINICGTPNGYYVYSFVGTSISNCYYKGTFWDKSKQMTLFRAQTDFNGEKYSRDWQLANNRNILVANVFNATSHWRIVAVEDGKEYLMGRLSGKGQDAFAAGYHHKYSESVSYRFVSKGNGYLIMNHLYYYTPRNPNAKIIIKASDPYGNTYTASSDEVTTEPFANFAHYYEKEYKEYKNKQDKMLRDSISGRQKDSLAARKKTP, from the coding sequence ATGAAAAAGAAACAAGTATACATAGGGGTTCTGTCGGTTGCTTGCTGCGCGCTCGTAGCAATAGGCATCACCTTGCACCTGCTCTACCCCAAGAAACAGATACAGAACCTGGTGAAAACCCCACCGGTTCTCCGGCTCAAGCCACAGCCTGCAGATACGCTGAAGAAGAAACCAGTGAAGAAGATGGATTTCAATATCTCCGGAACTTTAAGAGATAAGGAAGGAAAGGGAGTGGCTGGCGTCATCGTAAGCGATGGATTCAACTGTGTGAAAACCGATGCACAGGGCAGATATAAGATGAAGCGAGACAGCCTGGCAAAATTCATATACTATTCTGTTCCAGCCGATTGCGAGGTTCCTACCCATTCTAAGACCGATCGCACGGCTTTCTTCTACCAGAAGGTATCCAAGGGGAAGAAAACCTATAACTTCACCCTCACCCGACTACCGGGCGGCAAGGAGATTCACTATAAGATGATTGTCATCGGCGACCCGCAGGTTACCAATGCCTACAGCCCTTACTATACTTCTCCGGATGATAATCCCATCAAGAAGAGTGATGTAGAAAGATTCACTACCCAGACGATGGCGGACATCAGGCAGACCATCAGTTCGCTGCCTGCCGGAACTCCTGTATATGGACTCAGCATGGGCGATGATGTACAGTATTATGGCGGTTACAACGCCAAACTGGAGCGTCAGATACGCCAGGCATTGGGCTCTTCTGAGATGCGTCTCTTCTCCGTCATCGGCAATCACGACCAGGATGGCAAGGCGCTCTACCGCAGGAAATGGGAGGAGAATTTCGGTCCTACCGATTTTTCCTTCAATCGTGGCGATGTGCATTATGTCTGTATCAACAACTGCTTCTTCCATCGCGGCATGTCCTATTATTCGCCAGGAGAATTACGTGAGCGCCAGGTGAAGTGGCTGAAGCAGGATCTCGCCCTCACGCCAAAGGATATGAAGGTGGTACTCTGTTATCATATTCCTTTTACCTTTGGTAATGCGCCTTTCAGCAAGGCGAAGCCGCTGACCAATGCCAATGAGCAGGGGCATTATTCTTCTTCCCGTCTCTCGCTCCTGGTTTCTTTGCTGAAACAGTTTAAGGGAGGATATGAACTCTTCTGCGGCCATACTCATTTTGCCTGCAACCACGAGATCAATTATCAGGGCGAGGATGTGATGGAGCATTGTCATGCTGCCGCCTGTGGCAATATATGGCAGTCGAATATCAACATCTGCGGCACCCCGAACGGATATTATGTATACAGTTTTGTGGGTACCAGCATCAGCAACTGCTATTACAAAGGAACTTTCTGGGATAAGAGCAAGCAGATGACCTTGTTCCGTGCGCAGACCGATTTCAACGGCGAGAAATACTCTAGGGATTGGCAGTTGGCAAACAACAGGAATATCCTGGTAGCCAATGTCTTCAATGCTACCAGTCATTGGCGTATTGTAGCCGTAGAGGATGGCAAAGAATATCTGATGGGGCGCCTCAGCGGAAAGGGGCAGGATGCCTTTGCCGCCGGCTATCATCATAAATACAGCGAGAGTGTATCTTACCGGTTCGTGAGCAAGGGGAATGGTTATCTCATCATGAACCACCTTTATTATTATACTCCTAGGAATCCGAATGCCAAAATCATCATCAAAGCATCCGATCCATACGGAAATACCTATACGGCATCGAGCGATGAGGTAACGACAGAGCCTTTCGCCAACTTTGCCCATTATTACGAAAAAGAGTATAAGGAATATAAGAATAAGCAAGATAAGATGTTGCGGGATTCTATATCTGGCAGACAGAAAGATTCACTTGCTGCAAGGAAGAAAACGCCATAA
- a CDS encoding AAA family ATPase, with product MAKYLSPFQFGTLATNENFIDRQEDRALLKQLLSSHINVMLISPRRWGKSSLVKRAMSELADEDNNVRICYIDAFSIGSESEFYRTFASQVIACASSKMERWIEDAKKFLTGVIPQVVINDQVTDFMAFDLKFVPQERDKMAILQLPELLAKEKGIRIIVCIDEFQQLANLPEYKDMEGKMRSVWQQQQLTSYCLYGSKRNMMLNIFNNSNSPFYRFGQVIFMQKIAKEHWIPFILSSFEKTGKSISAEMAERICDAVACHSWYLQQLCYFIWSFTVSEVTEDIYHLGLKQVLNINTPMFQNDTENLSSTQIEMLKAIANGEQHFSSQAVKQIYNLGNPNTIVKNRKTLQNKDIIEKQNDAFVFVDPIYRLWFKEEYCR from the coding sequence ATGGCAAAATATCTATCACCATTTCAATTTGGTACATTAGCTACCAATGAGAATTTTATCGACAGACAGGAAGACAGGGCTTTGCTCAAGCAATTACTGTCCTCCCATATCAACGTGATGCTGATTTCACCACGCCGATGGGGTAAATCATCGCTAGTGAAAAGGGCGATGAGCGAATTGGCTGATGAGGATAATAACGTAAGAATCTGTTATATTGATGCCTTCAGCATCGGCTCTGAATCTGAATTTTATCGCACTTTTGCCAGTCAGGTTATAGCTTGTGCTTCCTCTAAAATGGAACGATGGATAGAGGATGCAAAGAAATTCCTGACAGGCGTGATACCGCAGGTTGTAATCAACGACCAGGTGACCGACTTCATGGCTTTTGACCTGAAGTTTGTGCCACAGGAGCGTGATAAGATGGCGATTCTCCAACTGCCCGAGTTGCTGGCAAAGGAAAAGGGCATCAGGATTATCGTCTGCATAGACGAGTTCCAGCAGTTGGCTAACCTTCCTGAGTATAAGGATATGGAGGGAAAGATGCGCTCGGTATGGCAGCAACAGCAGCTTACCTCTTACTGCCTCTACGGCAGCAAGCGAAACATGATGCTCAATATCTTCAACAATTCCAATAGTCCTTTTTATCGCTTCGGACAAGTGATTTTCATGCAGAAGATAGCTAAGGAGCATTGGATTCCATTCATTCTGTCATCTTTCGAGAAGACAGGAAAGTCAATCTCTGCAGAGATGGCCGAGCGGATCTGTGATGCCGTGGCTTGCCATTCCTGGTATCTCCAGCAGTTGTGCTATTTTATCTGGAGTTTCACGGTTTCGGAAGTGACGGAAGATATATATCATCTGGGATTGAAACAGGTACTCAACATAAATACCCCGATGTTTCAGAATGATACGGAGAATCTCAGTTCCACCCAGATAGAGATGCTTAAGGCTATAGCCAATGGCGAACAGCATTTCTCTTCGCAAGCCGTGAAACAAATCTATAATCTTGGTAATCCAAATACGATTGTCAAGAACAGGAAAACGCTCCAGAACAAAGATATTATCGAAAAGCAAAACGATGCTTTTGTCTTTGTTGACCCGATATACCGGCTGTGGTTTAAGGAGGAGTATTGTAGATAG